The DNA window GGAGATCTACATGAAGGCTTACAACATCATTGAGAAGTACTTctcggatgatgaggagaatGCCGATGATGGTATGGCTCAGCAACCCGCCGGCCCCAACGGTACATTTGGCTTTGGCACCAACGGCGCTGCTCCTTCAGGAGGATTCGACTTTGCCAAGGGCAACGACGCTATGGACATGTAAAGAGCTTCTTGATCGAGGATCGGAATTTCGGCAGCCAATTCAAAATGCGGAGCAATCCCAAAAatcccccccccccccaaaGACATAGCACCATCACGACACCCCCTCCCCCAGAGCAGTTTTTACCCGACTGTCGTTTACCCCCCATCCCCATGATATCACACCCATACCGCGTCTTTTTAATGTATCTGGAAGGTTATAAGAGGGAAATCATACTCCCTCAAGATACAGGCCCTATGGTAGCTTGAAAGCTCCAGCCTGAGTGAAGAAGTGAGGCGAGAGCGGAGTCAGTGGAGGCATCTAGCTTCTCGGTCACAGATGCAGAAGCTACAAGCTGACGAGCTTACGTGTGTACGCAGGAAACATCATGATGGTTGGTGTTCACGCACATGGGACTCGCGCAGGACTATCGCCAAAGCTCAAGGCAGCGTCAATTGAGGACGTGGTGCCTTGTGAAGCCTATGCTAGTGCATCAGGACTTCTGAGATGGTGAAGCTCGAAATTACGGAATTTACTGCCAAGTGGTGGTGAATCTGGTTCAAAAATAGCCAGGAACCGTAGTCAAGTtgtcaaaaaaaaaaataacaGGAGTGTTTGCCCCTCATTCATGATGAATGTACTTGACATGTTGTGACTCGCTTGATCTAGTAAGCTGCATCTCTGAGATGATGGGACTTGACTGTTGACTCGTAAAACATGAAGTATTATCGACTGGAATACTGTAAATATGGCCTAATACCATCCAGAATACGACTCAGCAGAATAGGTAGCTACCGTGAAAGTCtgattgatgatgaatggCGGAGTTTTAGGCCGTGTGCAATCATCTATTGACACAGTACTTAATTTGGAGTGATACTATGTCCCTACAGTGTGTTCATTGATTGTGTGCCAAGTGCTTATTTTTTCCCACTCATTTGTCCCGTTTCACGTTATTTGCTATGCTACATAGTTAAAAGGGTATGATTCTTGTAAATTCATTAAAATCATAACAATCATAAAACTATAATCTTGGGTTCTGAATGGATCTGTTGAAATTGTACGACCCATTCAACTGGAAATGGCTGTCCAAAACAAGGTTGCCTTGATACCTATTACCTCCCTCCTAtcaaggtaggtaggtacctacctacctaccttagtacctatctCATCTTGTCCACTTACTTTGTAGAAGGAACTCCACCAATTTTAGCCACTACTTAGGTACTTATCATCTGGGCCTCGACAATATTCACCCTACAACATCACGGCCAATAAGCAACGACCCTTCATAATGGTCAAAAAGGGCAAAGGAAAGGCCAGTGGGGGGATAGATCTTTCGGATCATATGCCATCTGGCTCATCCAAGGATCAAACGAAGGGCAAGAAAGGCCAAAAAGGTGGCACTTCTACTCCTGAAGCGGCACCCGATTCAGGCCCTCCAAAGCCCACGGTGAAGCAACTTATCGGTGGTTCTTCATGGACGGGAAAGCTACCGGTCAATCTACTAAGCGAGTACTGCCAGAAGCAACGATGGGAGAGGCCCGACTATGATACCAGAAAGACGCCCGAGGGTTTCTCAGTATGGGTTACCATGAGCGCCAAGGATCCAAAGACGCAGCAAATTATCAAACTCGATCCCTTCAAGATTCCAGCAACACATAAACATTTGATTACCCGACCCACAGCTATAGAAGCCAAACATGCAGCAGCTACCTATGCTCTTTTCAGAGTCTGTAGCATGCAGAACAAGCACACCGTTCTTCCACCGGAACACAAATCGCTGTGGAAAGACTTCCAAACTCTCAAGGTCCAAGATGTCAAGGACGGGAAATCTTTCATGTATGAGGCAGATCCTTTCAAGGCGTTGCAAGAGCGACAAGAGGCCAAGGCTGTTGCAgataagaagagaaaggaaatTGAGGctgccaaagccaaagcagCTGCAATGCCTGGCGCGGCCGGACTGGTTCTTATGAGTAATGCGGGTAAAGGAGCATCGAACATTATGAAAGGTTGGAGCACGGCACCCAAGGTTGAAATGGGCAAGAAGACAAGGGCTCAGTTGGAGACTCTGTTGCGAACCGGCGTCAAATGGAATCCGAATGATGTCCACATGTCAAAATCACAGAAAGAAGCCATCGTTTCTGAATTCAGTAAGCTCAGCTTTCGCAAGAGCCATGTGGAAGAGGCAGTGGAGTACTGCAAGGACCGGGAAGAGACGCTCGAGTGGCTTCTCATCCACGTTCCTGAAGACGACCTTCCTCGTTGGGCTTTGCCTGAGAGTTATGCAGCCGGAGTCTCAGTCGGTGCCACTAATCTAAGAAGAGAAGGCATCATCAAGCGACTTTCTCAGGCAGGCTATTCTCTTGAATTGGCCACCAGGGTATTGGACGAACAAGGCATGGACGAGGATAAGGCTGCCGAGACATTGCAGAATTTGCTTTTCCCAACCGAGTCTAAGAACTCTGACGACACCGACTTCTTGGATCTTGGAACGCCCGAAGAGCAATGGGGGGAAGAAGTTGGAAGTCTTGAAGCCATGTATGGGGATGGGTTTGAGCGGGAAGGTGATAATGTCATTCGCATCAAACTGGATTCCGTCAAAAACGGACAGCAGCTTGTCGACACATCGTTGCAAATCCGTCGTCCGGCTACCTACCCCGCGAACTTGATCCTTTCGATTGTGGCCAACATTCCCTCTTATATCAAGCTGGGCATCGTTCGAAAAGCGCTTGAGTATATCGAGGAGTCTTTACGTGATGAACCTATGAAGATTTACCTGGCTATGGACTGGGTCCAACAGAATATAAACAACATCATCGAAGATCCCGGGAAACTTGTTGACATTTCAGCAGTTTCCTCAGCTGCTGCTGAATACAAACCCGTCGCAGCCATCACACAGAAGAAACGACCAGCTCGTGCACCCAAGCTGATTAAATGGGCAAAGGATGAGAAGAACCGGGAGCAGTGGCTTCGACGGCAAGGATCAACCTCTTTGAAAGATATGATCAGCAAGCGTCAAAATCTGCCTGCGTGGCAGATGCGCGAAGCCATTATTGGTACTGTCCGAAGCAATCATGTCACCATTATCAGTGGAGAAACAGGTTCGGGCAAATCTACACAATCTATGCAGTTCATTCTGGATGACCTGTATGCGCAAGGACTAGGCGGTTGCGCGAACATGATTGTTACACAACCGCGCCGAATCTCGGCACTTGGACTGGCGGATCGTGTAGCGGAAGAAAGATGCTCACGAGTCGGCGAAGAAGTTGGATACGCAATTCGTGGCGAGTCCAAGAGATCCAAGGACACCAGGATAACGTTTGTCACGACTGGTGTTCTTCTCAGGCGGTTGCAAACTTCAGGAGGTCGAGTTGAAGACGTCGTGGCGTCTCTGGCAGACGTCAGTCACGTTGTCATCGACGAGGTACACGAGCGAAGTTTGGACACTGACTTCTTACTCAACCTCATTCGGGAAGTCATgaaattaaagaaagatatgCTCAAGCTCATTCTCATGTCTGCCACCCTTGATGCGGCGACCTTCAAGAACTACTTTGCCTCGGAAGGGCTCAGCGTAGGCACTGTCGATATCGAGGGTCGAACATTCCCAGTAGATGAGTACTATCTAGACGATGTGATCCGTATGACTGCATACGGCGTTGAGACTTCCGATACCGAGTACATCAGTGGCGATGCTCTGGGAAAGGTAATTCAGAAGCTTGGGCATCGTATTAACTACAATTTGCTGGTTGAGACTGTCAAAGCTATTGATTTCGAGCTTTCCTACGAGAAGAAGTCTGGGGGTattctcatcttcctccCTGGAGTTGGTGAAATCAACCAGGCCTGTCGTGCATTAAAGGCGATCAGTTCTCTACATGTCTTGCCACTCCACGCATCGCTCGAAACGCGCGAACAGAAGCGTGTGTTCTCAAGCCCTCCCCCCGGAAAACGAAAGATCGTGGTTGCAACCAATGTTGCAGAAACATCCATTACCATTGATGATATCGTCGCGGTAATCGACAGCGGAAAGGTTAAGGAAACTAGCTTTGATGTCCAGAACAACATGCGGAAACTCGAAGAGACCTGGGCATCGCGAGCTGCCTGCAAACAACGACGTGGTCGGGCCGGTCGAGTTCAAGAGGGCAGATGCTACAAGCTCTTTACACAAAAGCTTGAGGAACAAATGCCTGAGCGACCGGAACCTGAAATCCGGCGTGTGCCCCTGGAGCAACTTTGCCTGTCGGTTCGCGCTATGGGAATGGAGGATGTTGCTGGCTTCCTTCGTCGGTCCCCTACACCTCCTGATGCGACAGCTATCGACGGGGCTATGAAGCTCCTACGACGCATGGGGGCACTCGATGGCGATGAGCTCACTGCTATGGGTCAGCAATTAGCTATGCTACCTGCTGACCTGAGATGCGGTAAACTGATGGTATTCGGTGCGATCTTCGGCTGTCTGGGTGATTGCGTGACTATCGCTGCGATACTGAGCACGCGAAGTCCCTTTCTGTCCCCGCAGGAAAGGAGAGATGAAGCAAAAGAGGCTCGCATGAACTTTTAcagtggtgatggtgatctCTTGACCGATCTTCAGGCTTTCCAGGAATGGGATTCCATGATGCAAGACCGCTTGCCTCAGTGTCAAGTGCGATCGTGGTGCGAGGAGAAGTTTCTCAATTTCCAGACCTTGTCTGATATCTCCAACACGCGTGCGCAGTACTACGCGGCACTCGCGGAAATTGGCATCGTTGCCCCTTCTGAAGCGTCAAGTGAAGCTCACGCTCGTGAAACTAGTTCTGACGGATCTCAGCTCTTGCGGGCCTTGATTGCAGCGGCGTTCACGCCGCAAATTGCTCGCATTCAGTATCCCGACAAGAAGTTCGCTAGTTCTATGTCCGGTGCTGTTGAGCTGGATCCCGAGGCAAAGTCAATAAAGTTCTTTAACCAGGAGAACGGACGAGTTTTTGTTCACCCAAGCAGCACGCTCTTCGGAAGCCAGGGCTTTTCGGGTAATGCTGCATACATGGCATACTTCAGTCTTATTTCTACCAGCGAGATTTTTATCCGTGATCTGACACGTAAGTACAACCCCCTGAGCCTACTCTACATAAGAAAACTAACATATAATGTAAAAGCCTTCAATGCCTATACGCTCCTCCTCTTTTCAGGCCCGATTGAACTTGACACGTTGGGCAGAGGTCTTCTTGTGGACGGGTGGTTGAGACTAAGAGGGTGGGCACGCATCGGTGTCTTGCTGGCAAGATTGAGAAGTATGGTGGATGATCTGATTGCAAAGAAAGTTGAGAATCCTGAGATGAGCGTCAAGGACGACGAGGTCGTCACActggtgaagaagatgatcGAACTTGATGGTCTAGACGCATAGATGAATTTTTTTGAATTATTGGTATTTAGGATGCACATAGAATACGCCTGGTTCATCCAACACCTAATCGGGATGAAAAGTGTTCTTACGTATAGCCATTGCGTCCGGGATTCTCTATCTGATGAGGTCTCGAAATTTGACATTCTCTGGGGAAAAAAACCCTGTTATATTGCAATATCCATCTTGATAGACCTGCTGCATTCAAGGCAGAAGCCAAGTGAGAAGAGACTCGGATCTTCTGCGAGACAAAAAGAATATGTTATAGAATTTTCTATGTAATTTGTATCCAGCAAACCTACATTCATTCGTACGTTGAATTATTCAACTTGAGTCGTTCAAACCAACGCTCCAAAAACACCGTGCTCCAACCCATGATGCTAGCTTATAATTTCGCCAATCTGATACCCCTTCGTCGTCAGACGTTTTAGAACTCTTTGTTGCCTAGTGGCATCCTGGCGCTGTCCTCGGTCTTGAACCTCGTAAGATCCGCCGTCATTAACTTTCTCAGGTTGCCCATGTCCTGAAGATATCGGTGCATCTCTTCCTGCAACTCGTCCTCGTCGCCGTATGCTGTACTCTCTGAGTCGTAttcgtcttcgtcctcgCCGTACTCGGAGATATTCTCCCTGTCGTGCTCGTCGAGCTCGACCTCTGTCTTGACGGGAACAATGGGAATGGGATTCTTGAGACTCTCTATGGCAAGCTTCAAGTGCAGCTTCAGAGCCTCGTTCTCTGTctggagcttcttgatcttgctcTCGGCCACCATGCTGCGCTCCTCCATCATACGCTGCATGGAGTTGACGTGAGTTTGGTACTCCTCCAGTTTCTCCTCGGCCTCCTTGGCGTTCTTCTCACGCTGTCTTGAATCGGAAACGGAAAGTTGCAAGATACGAATTTCTTCCGCCATGGCAGCAATCTGCGCATCTCGTTCGGCTGTGGAAATGTGGTCCTGGTTGACCACAGCTCTGGTTCGGATTCTCTTGGCCTGATCGGCGTATCGCAACGTCGACAGAGTCTCATCGTAGTCTGAAGGAGCAATGCATGCAATCATGGCCGTCTTGCTGTTTCCGCCGAGCGAGTCTTTGAGAAGCCACGTGAGGATGGAGTCGCGATACGGGACGACGTCTCT is part of the Fusarium poae strain DAOMC 252244 chromosome 4, whole genome shotgun sequence genome and encodes:
- a CDS encoding hypothetical protein (TransMembrane:1 (o1048-1068i)~BUSCO:1580at5125), which translates into the protein MVKKGKGKASGGIDLSDHMPSGSSKDQTKGKKGQKGGTSTPEAAPDSGPPKPTVKQLIGGSSWTGKLPVNLLSEYCQKQRWERPDYDTRKTPEGFSVWVTMSAKDPKTQQIIKLDPFKIPATHKHLITRPTAIEAKHAAATYALFRVCSMQNKHTVLPPEHKSLWKDFQTLKVQDVKDGKSFMYEADPFKALQERQEAKAVADKKRKEIEAAKAKAAAMPGAAGLVLMSNAGKGASNIMKGWSTAPKVEMGKKTRAQLETLLRTGVKWNPNDVHMSKSQKEAIVSEFSKLSFRKSHVEEAVEYCKDREETLEWLLIHVPEDDLPRWALPESYAAGVSVGATNLRREGIIKRLSQAGYSLELATRVLDEQGMDEDKAAETLQNLLFPTESKNSDDTDFLDLGTPEEQWGEEVGSLEAMYGDGFEREGDNVIRIKLDSVKNGQQLVDTSLQIRRPATYPANLILSIVANIPSYIKLGIVRKALEYIEESLRDEPMKIYLAMDWVQQNINNIIEDPGKLVDISAVSSAAAEYKPVAAITQKKRPARAPKLIKWAKDEKNREQWLRRQGSTSLKDMISKRQNLPAWQMREAIIGTVRSNHVTIISGETGSGKSTQSMQFILDDLYAQGLGGCANMIVTQPRRISALGLADRVAEERCSRVGEEVGYAIRGESKRSKDTRITFVTTGVLLRRLQTSGGRVEDVVASLADVSHVVIDEVHERSLDTDFLLNLIREVMKLKKDMLKLILMSATLDAATFKNYFASEGLSVGTVDIEGRTFPVDEYYLDDVIRMTAYGVETSDTEYISGDALGKVIQKLGHRINYNLLVETVKAIDFELSYEKKSGGILIFLPGVGEINQACRALKAISSLHVLPLHASLETREQKRVFSSPPPGKRKIVVATNVAETSITIDDIVAVIDSGKVKETSFDVQNNMRKLEETWASRAACKQRRGRAGRVQEGRCYKLFTQKLEEQMPERPEPEIRRVPLEQLCLSVRAMGMEDVAGFLRRSPTPPDATAIDGAMKLLRRMGALDGDELTAMGQQLAMLPADLRCGKLMVFGAIFGCLGDCVTIAAILSTRSPFLSPQERRDEAKEARMNFYSGDGDLLTDLQAFQEWDSMMQDRLPQCQVRSWCEEKFLNFQTLSDISNTRAQYYAALAEIGIVAPSEASSEAHARETSSDGSQLLRALIAAAFTPQIARIQYPDKKFASSMSGAVELDPEAKSIKFFNQENGRVFVHPSSTLFGSQGFSGNAAYMAYFSLISTSEIFIRDLTPFNAYTLLLFSGPIELDTLGRGLLVDGWLRLRGWARIGVLLARLRSMVDDLIAKKVENPEMSVKDDEVVTLVKKMIELDGLDA